One Loxodonta africana isolate mLoxAfr1 chromosome 15, mLoxAfr1.hap2, whole genome shotgun sequence genomic window carries:
- the TMSB10 gene encoding thymosin beta-10 has product MADKPDMGEIASFDKAKLKKTETQEKNTLPTKETIEQEKRSEIS; this is encoded by the exons ATGGCAGACAAGCCGGACATGGGAGAAATCGCCAGCTTCGATAAGGCCAAGCTGAAGAAAACGGAGACGCAGGAGAAGAACACCCTGCCGACCAAAGAGA CCATTGAGCAGGAGAAGCGGAGTGAAATTTCCTAA